DNA from Ptychodera flava strain L36383 chromosome 15, AS_Pfla_20210202, whole genome shotgun sequence:
ATTCTCAGTTCTACaactgaaaattacatttttgcacATGTCAATGAAGTGACGTCACCGTGAAGTTAAGCGGATCACAATTATGCAATTGGTATCGAATACATCAGGCAAATCATCAAAGTGCACATACACTGTTTTTTCGCGAGATAACATTTCAACTATATCAATGGATGCATCCCTACTGCTTTTACTATGTAACTAACACATTTTACTTTTACTGCCGGAACCTCTGATGCCAAATGCCTAtagcaaacaaactttacttggTATATGACGAGTTTCTAAAAATATGttctttcgaaaattgcccgaaGAAAGAGGTTTCAACTGTACTGACCCACGGTCTAAAAGCGGCGAgcgaatttttaatttttttttaggccaAAGGCAACCGCGGTCCCTCGGACTTTTTTGCCAGGATGTAGACAAGGCAAAATAATCTTTTCCCCTTTTAGGCTACCCAGatatatctcagacaagatacactgatactggttattGAATTCAACACAGTGACTATgtttctcaacaataacattgttttTTCATCGTCataaatttttaaactttcgaTACAATTTTCATTCCATCCGATGCACCTCCCATggtctgctgtcacgatctttgTAAACAGATCGCCAAACGTgttatcaggacaaacactgaacagCGTATTttgaactaactgttggccatcatgtCGAATgctggcgatcaaattaatagtcatggtgtactaactttgaaaaaCGGAGAAATTTCAGCCTAAAATTGACCCAGTTTGTGTCgtgatttgcaaaattcagaTGTCGGAACCACGTGTTGACAGAGCTCAGTGCAGacacgtcggaagtctcattcagaatccCACATGCCCTCGAAAACCCGACGAAATAGATGAGGTTTAGAAAATATCCATAATAATGAGGATTTGAAGGTTAAATGCAATGTATTCCACAGTTGGTTTCTGTTAGAAATGTTCACTTGAACACTACAACGtttgttttacatgttttaGTTCAATTTACTTGTATACGGTCGTTTTTTGAGCCCAACACTTGTCTGCTGGAAATAGTGTTATACTATATGCAAAATTTAGTACTAGAGGAAAACGTTACCAGGCCAGCGGAGGTACTAAAGTATTTGTAATGCAGAAGTATGAATTTGCcgtcataaaaaaaaattaccaaatcgGGCAAAgaagaagcggcgattccgatgaacaatttattttttctgtctgGCCTAAACAATGCTTtaaaaacattattacgttccgaAGCGTCAGTAAACCACCCATCAGTTCTGTGCAAATTGAAGTTCCAAAGTGAATTTGCAATTCTGTTGATAAATTTAACGCAAACCGTTTAAACGTAGCTCTTTTGAATGGAAACAAATGTATATGGTCGTTATTGGTAAAACGTACTAACAATTATATCAATTGTACTAACAATACTAACAGTCTACTAAAAtgagatttgtcaaaaatacGAATGTTGTATCATCAAACATGTTTGCAATTGCAATTGATGAAATGACTGTCAGCGGAAATACCTACTGATCAAAACGATTCTACatttaaaaatatcacatgaacagCATGACTTTTGTTTATGCACTCATAAATTCACTTTACTTTCACTTCTGCGTACAGAATGTCGTCATCTTATTTGGTCTCCATACTTCCCTTCCATTGAATATTACCACTGTTGGCGATCAATTGAGTTCAATGTAGGTCAATCCTTCAGTCCTTTTATGCTGTAGACTAACTTCTTCTGAGTGATTTTATTTTCGGTCTCAGTCTTTATGTTGTTGGTTTTTCTTTCTGTAATTGGAGATAGGGATGTCTCTTGATTTCCAATTCTAACCACACAGTGAGCTTTGTTCTAAAATGCACACTCGGGTCAACCAATGATTGCATTGGATCTTCCCTATATCTGTCGGTGCTCTTGAACATCGCTTTTGCTGGCATTATAATTTTGACATACGACATTGGCCCCGTTTCACTGGGTTACATCTTACACTAAGGTACTGTAAAAAAGCTAGCTTTATGAAATACGATACACAGGTGAAAAAAGTAAATGACGGCACCATTGTGTATTATCATGGCAGTGTGTCGCTTGTTCATAAAAGTAATCGACTAACATCGGCCGCGTTTCCATCGTGACGGTCGTCTACTGTCTCATAAAAAGGACAATATAGCCACAATAATATGGTGAAGATCAGCATTTTCACTTTAGAATAGGGCGAGGGAccgtttttttcaaaggaatggGGTGAGGGACAATATGTTCACAACAGAATAATGAGGAGGACAGTAATTTTACTACAGAATTGGGTGAAGGAGAGTTTTATCACTCCCTCGTGGAGTGTGAAGCACCACTAATCATAAGAAATCAGTGTGGAGGACTATGTTATGCAGACAAAACTGAGTGACTGACTACATAATCATCATGATTATGTGCAAAGGAAAGCATTTTCACAACTAAATGGGTACAGTGTTATCCGCTATTCTGCAGTGAAAGCAGTTCTTCACCCTATATTCTGGGAAGACTAAGCTGTCTTTCAGTAAATTTTACACTCAAACTATTGTTTTCATCCTTTCTTTATTTAGAAATACCGTCCTTCAATGTCCTTCAAAGTTGTCTTTGTTTATCTGACCTCCTCGTAATCGTTAAATATGTGGAGGTTAGCTTCTGATTCTTTCTTTGACGATTTCTTGCGTGATTTACAGACACACACTGTTATCAAAACTAtaataacaacagcaaaaacGAAACTGCCAATGATGATACTAGTCTTTGTCTGACTAGTTTTAGCTTCTTTGTTGATTTCGTAGTTATATGAAGTACTGGTCACAGTTGTTAAAGTGCCGGTCTCAGTTGTTAAGGCGTGAATGCTGACAGTCAAGTTACTTGTAGCATTTACCACAGATCGACAATCTCATTTTCGGCATAACAAGTGACATAATACACACCATTATCCTCCCTCTTAAAGTTTTTCATTTGCATCCATATTCCGCCAGGACCAACAATGACATTGTCATTCTGCAAACCAAACTTCTCGCCCGCTGTGTTTCCCCACGCGTAGCGTGTCGCCGGTGGATTCGCATCTGTAATACACGTAAAAATCACTACTTGGGTTTCCATTGTTACTATGGAAGATGATGGAGAGAGCTTGACAATTGGTCTATACAGCACATTGAATGGACCTAACTGACATGTTTTATTTCGTTTGTACCCAGGGTGGAAACTGCTACATATAAATATTGCGcctttttgttgatttgttgGTGTCCATGAGAATGAGACGACACGTAAACCATTTCTGATTTCAGTGCTAgtagttttgttgttgttgaaagtgTCACCTTGTGGTCCTCCTCTCCAATATGTTGTCATCTCAGGAACACCTGTGGGATCTGAACGGCACGATAATATGATTTGTATTCCCTCATTAACGTTGAATTGGTCACTTTTTGGATCATCACCGATTGAACATCGTAAATAACCGTCTCTAGGGGTAACGAAGACATCGAAACGTGCTTCGCGGGATACTAGGGGAGGCGTTGTCATTAACCTGCAATGGTAGTGACCAGAGTCAGTGTCGATGCTGGCTAAAGACGACGTAATTTTAAGGTTGAAAGTCGCCCACGTTGATGTTGCAAAGACATCCATCCTGTATCGGCTACTGTCCACGACATTGTCGTACACTCTGTCATCAATACTAATTTGTGTCCCGTTTCTATACCATGCGACACTCCTACCTGCCTGCAAATCTTGAACACCACATATGAGCGTTGATGTTGCTGAGGTAATGCTTTCATATGTCAATATCTGTTTCACATCGTGTGGTTCAACAAAGAAGAACGTGTTTGTGGCTTCAACACTGAAGCTAAAAACACATAATATCAATAGTTGAAGAATCAGAGGTGATTTTCGTTGTAACGCCATTCTCTCAACATGAGTACCATTCCACTGAACAGCATCCAATTTACAGTGTATAGAACAATATCTTACACTTAAGTGGACAGTACCTCTGTGACGTTTTCGGAGCGAGGTTTTCAAGCGTACAAAAGGACTGGTATCATCACACGCAATTTGTTTTAACAACCAGTTGGAAAGAAAGGAGAtaattatacatgtaaaattattgaaaaacttCAACCATAAAGTTGGTAGTCATCAAATAAAATGTTGGGCTGGGTTTTTACCGACTCTAATGAACAATGATGTCATGACTAAGAATAATTATACAGTTTACTCATAAATTGACGCTTTTCAAAACTTATGATGAGCACATGTAAACTTTCGATTATAAAACTATACAGTTGCTTTTGTGTGATTGCGGCAAAGTACCGGCAGTGCCTTCATGATAACGCAGTTTTACCTACTTTAACTATACAACTTTAACTATACAACTACTTGCACAGTTTGTTGGTTTGTCGGATGTCTTTCTTCAGAATGACTCAATAATTACTACTTGTTTAACGTTTTAGCGCATGATAGGTGGTGAGTTTAGCTCGTGTATTGATGATGACCGACACTAAATACAAACAATGTCATAAAGATTCATCGATGCCTTTGATAAACAATTGGTGGAAGGGATCGAATAAAAGGCTGAACCGTAGTTTTTTGATATCGTAATAAAacttatattttatttacattatgGCTTGTGTTTATAATATACAGCCTACCCAAACAAGAAAATTTTTTTATGAcatgtttcaaaacaaaatgcaaaCTTTTCGATTATCGAACGACCCCTTAAGGTAGTtggcacctcgaaagtaaaagacttcaactggtgctcaaactttccttaaggaatctttcaaccatttactttccaaatcaagaataaaaattgggggtcaccgtgcaaattttggcactggagaaacaaataactcaagatttaccgatatttgaaattaaaaatggccgccatccctgtgttaactttatggagaagTATAAAATGTTCGaatttccaaaaaactaagccgctgAAAAGTTTtattactccaagagctttaaaatgaaccccaccaagttgtatatcagaaaagaattgaacaagtttgggagtccgaatatctgtccccgaggtgcattctacctgatTACAATTTCTGTCGTTTTATAGCGACAAGGTACCTGCAGCGTCTTCGTGATTCGGAAGATCTACCTGCTTTAACTATACAATCACTTTCACTAGTTTGTCCGTTTTCCGCACGTCTTTCACGCAGACTCTCCTGTCTTGGTCGTTCTCCAGGTCAAAACGTTTGAGACACGTACACCACTCATCCTATAAGCCGACGGCAAACTCAAAATAGAGTCATGATAGCAATTGTTTCATGGCAATATAATGAGTACACAGTGTGACACAAGTAGCAGATAGTGATAATGTCAGTAGGGTAAGATGTGTCGACGCTTACAAATCCTGCAATGCTAAAAGTAGGCGAAAATaatattaggtgataatttaaaaCAACAATAGGATCAAAGAACAATAAACGGTAGCTATGGGGATTTTAATCTCATAAGTGTTAATCAAATTGCTATATAGGAATCACTGtatttcattgttattgataccacaaatgagaaaaattgcgcAACTAATAAAGGCAACGACTCAAAAATTCATCAATACTATAGGTGGAATAGTAATTGGCCGAAACAATTTGGGCAGACCTCAACTTGAATTGAAGGTCACATCCTTTACTTAGTCATCGCAAAGTCGAAATCTCGCACCGATTCATATGATATTCATAACGTGGCTAATGTCTCTGATCATAAAGCCATCCCTCTCTAAAAACAATGCATCACAAGCCACGCTTcgaaattcagtaaattctctaagagagtatgaaaatcatAATGGATCAGTTTCTGATCTGCCATTTCTTTTCAAGGTAATCGCGAAGATTGTTGCTTGTCAAATCATTCATTGCAATTCACCTCACCTCTTTGAACCACTCAGTCAGGATACAGAAAGTATGAAGTGATAATCTGTTTGTGTGCCTactcatcctttattatcagcAGAAAGTGTATAAACAGTTTGCTGAATACGGTGTCAAACGAGCCTttcaactgttttttttttttttttgatggaTTACGTCACGCTAGGCCCATCCATTCAATAcaggctctgctattggttagccttgaaatgcgcccacgtgactcaatcTAACGCGGggtcttttaaatctggaatgtaaGAGACGACAAGATGTGCTGAAAAACCTGCTgatttgtcgacttttcattggtaagaggtaaaaagtgtttgagtatgattgagaaggactaatgtgctttgactcTTTTACTACTTTCGATACTTACTAGGTGAATTTTTGGCGATGGAAAAAAAGTGTGGGGAAAAAAGGAGACAACGGTTGTGTATatttaggctgtattgaattttgcagcgtatactttgttcttttctgcaaatactatcaacaac
Protein-coding regions in this window:
- the LOC139150755 gene encoding kin of IRRE-like protein 1; translation: MALQRKSPLILQLLILCVFSFSVEATNTFFFVEPHDVKQILTYESITSATSTLICGVQDLQAGRSVAWYRNGTQISIDDRVYDNVVDSSRYRMDVFATSTWATFNLKITSSLASIDTDSGHYHCRLMTTPPLVSREARFDVFVTPRDGYLRCSIGDDPKSDQFNVNEGIQIILSCRSDPTGVPEMTTYWRGGPQGDTFNNNKTTSTEIRNGLRVVSFSWTPTNQQKGAIFICSSFHPGYKRNKTCQLGPFNVLYRPIVKLSPSSSIVTMETQVVIFTCITDANPPATRYAWGNTAGEKFGLQNDNVIVGPGGIWMQMKNFKREDNGVYYVTCYAENEIVDLW